The segment GTTCGTCGCTGACGCTCCCCACTGCGTGATATTCCCTGATTCCTCACCGGCAAAATCCCAAGGGGAATAGTAGTGGGCGGAGATCATGATTCTTTTCTCGGAAGCTGGTATGGTGGATGATCTGTAGCTGTCGGTTGGCAGTACGAAGCCGTAATTGCCCGCCGTATAGTCGATGTTCGTATTCCAGCCCGGAATCAGCAGCCATCTGGCACTATTGTTGCCGCCTGTCTGTCTGACCGTATCCACGAAGATCTGATTATAGGCGTTCAGGTTGGCATAGTAAGCCAGATTCGGATTGTTGTAGTTGCCGTCAAACACCTCGTTCATCGATTCCAAAATCAGCCGCTCCCCATAATTAGCGAACTTATTCGCGATCTGCTGCCACACCTTCTGGTACTTCTGCTTAATGGCCGTCTGGTTGCCGCTGTTGACCAGAAGCCAGCTGCCCTGAACGGAATTGAAGCCGTCCCCGTGAATATTAATGACGACATACAGGCCTTCATTGTAGGCGTAATCCACGACTGCTTTCACACGGTCCAGCCATGCCGAGTTAATCGTATAACTGGGAGCGCTGCCGATATAATTCAGATAAGAGACCGGGATACGGATCGTTTTGAAGCCTGCTGCCTTGACTTTTTGGATCAACTGCGGCGTAATGGTTGGGTTATTCCAGGCAGTCTCGCTGGGAATCCCGTTCACCGAAGCTTCGAGCGAGTTGCCCAGATTCCATCCTGCACCCATCTCGCTGACAATCTGCGAAGCCTGCAACGATCTGAAGTCCGAGGTCAGCGCGGCTGACGCCTCTGCAGCAGATGCGCGGGAACCCGTGCTGCCGAGCAAGGTGGAAGCTAGTAATACTAATGCTAGGCTGTAGACTCCGTATTTTTTGATTTTGGCTAACATATTAGAACCTCCGTTCCTTAGATTGAATTCTAACGATCAGGCAAGACACAAGCAGCGCTATGGAAATCCCGAAAATCAAAAAGTATCTACGTTTAACGCCAGCAGTATTATTGTTGACCTATACCTTCTTTTCAGAATAACACCTCCGTATAATGTACTCCCCGCCAAATAACATAATTTCATTAATTAGCGGAGAATGGGTCAACAACTGCGTCGGAGGGCGCTTAAGGCTCCATCCCCCATACCAGCTGCCCGTTCACATACCCAGTAACCTGCTCGTGATCGGCGAACTGGGTACCGGCGGAGCGGAAGGAGTAGTCGTTAGCCTGATTGTAATTGGACCAGTCTTGTTTAGAGAAGCGGGTCTGGAGCTCGGCGCTCTGGCCGGGGTTCAGGGTGCCCGCAGCGCTGGTGAAGCCAATCTCCAGAGCATAATCGGCACTGGCGGCCGGGGTGTCCAGCTTCACGAAGGTCCCGGTAACGTTGGCATTTCCGATGCTGGCCCAGTCGGTCCAGAAGCTCTGCTGCTGCTCGCCGTCAATCGTGTAGTAATACCGGAGCTTCACATCGCTGAGCTGGACCGGTGCATTCCCGGTGTTGATTACTTTGAACTTGGGTGCAATTCCATTGGTCGAAGCACCGGTGCTGCCGTTGTACGACTGGATGGTCAAGTCGCCTGAAGGCAGCGGAACGCTGCTATCCTCTACGTTCACAGTAAGCACAACCTCTGTTCCGCCGCTAAAATGAAAAGTGATCGCATGCTGGCCGAGCGGCAGCGTGGAGAGATAAGCTTTGCTCAGAACAACCGCAGTGTCAGTGGCCGTGTAATCCTGGCCGGATACAAGGGTGTAGTTCCCATTCTTCAGGCTTGTCAGCTGGTGCCCGTGTAAGGTAAGCGCTACAGATATGTCCTGTGCGAGATTCGCCGCCCGGTCAAACACCGCATGGTCTGGTGAGATGGCAGCGCCTGGTGTAGTATCGATGACTTTTACTTTTAACACGGGATCTTGGCCCTGATTGAAATCCAGAACGATCGAATGCTCGCCAACAGGCAGCGTTGCCAGGAACGCCTTAGTGAGCAGCAGGGTGTTCCCGCTTACGGTATAGTCCTCGTTCTCAGTCAAAATGGCGGTACCCGAACGAAGGGCCGTTAACGTGTTGCCGTTCAGATTCATAGTGATGGTCTGGTCGGCCTGATGCGCCGGAGCTTTGTCAAATTCGATCATGGATGGCGTAATGGATGCACCCGGATGAGGGTTATTCCCCTTCAGATCAGGCAGCTCGTCGAGCGTAATGACATAATCACTCTGGTACAGGGTGGTCAGTGTAGCCGGATAATTGAAGGCCGTACTCATCAGATGCTCTCCGTACCACGGCAGGAAGTAGAGCCAGCCCGCTTTTTCATCGGTCAGATTCTGCACGCTGGGAACGGTATCGTTCTCGGTCATGGCTACCATCTTCTTGCCCCCGGTCAGATCCACCAGTTGATAGAACGTCGAGCTAATCGCATCCTCATTCGGCACGCCGGACAGTCCGTCATAGCGGTTGTAGATGGTGTTGTATTTATCGTAGCCGACAATATCCACCTGATCATCCCCCGGATACCAGGCCGGAGAAGTGCTGTACACATAACTATTATAGGTCCAGATCAGGTTGTGCAGGCCGTAGGTCTCCGTAAGCTCGGTATAGAGCTGATCCCAGAGCTGCTTGTACACCTCTGCGCCTGCCGAAGCCCACCAGAACCACGCGCCTTCCCCGTTCAGCCCGCCGTTGCCTTCTGCCTCATGATAAGGACGGAAGATCACAGGCACGTTGTTGTCCTGCAGAATCTGCAACTGCTCTGCCAAGTCCTTGATCGCCAGCTTCAAGTATTTGTACTCCTTGGTTCCGGGAATCACAGCATTGGCGGTGTTGAAATTGGTCTCGGTTGGCTTGTAGGTGGCTTCCTTCCAATCCACAAATTCCCCAAGCTGGTAGCTCGTGAAGTCGCGCGGAACCGTAAGATGCCAGCTATTGGTCGCAATCCCGCCCTTGGTATTCACCCAGTCGATCATGCGGGCGGTAGTGCCGTCCTCCCAGCCATACAGCGGATTATAGTTCATGAGGTCAAACCCGCGGACTGCCGGATACTTGCCGGTCAGATTATGAATCCAGTCGAACTCCAGCTCAGAATTGCCGTCATTGCCCCCGCCGTAGATCTCCTGTTGGCCTGAGAGCATATGCTTCCCGTACACCTCAGTCAAATAGTTCATCAGGAGCTGGGTTTCGGGCGTGGCCTGAGCGTCAGAGAGAACGGGCTGCACAATCAGGGGGTCCAGGTTCGCATGGTCCACCGTGAAGGTGTCGAAGTAAGCGAAGCCCCAGCCTGCTTTTACCTGAATAGTATTGCTGCCTTGCTTCAGCTTGTGATAGCCGAAGTTGAAATCCTTCCACGTAGTGGTGTAGGGCAGCATATACGAACCCTTGGCAGCACCGTTAACGATTAATGCCTGCTGTCTGCCATCCGGGCTCAGCTCCTGCATATAACGGGTCGAGATCGTATACATGCCGGTTGCCGGGACAGTTACGGTGTAGGTTAGCGTACCGGAGTTCTGCATCCAGACAAAACCGCTTCCCGAATAGCCGGGCTTCGGCGTTCCGTAAATCTGGGTCGTCACTTGCAGATCCGGGGTGAGCTGGGCATCCTCGCTTTCGATGGTGATCAGTGCAGGGTCAGCGCGGGCCGCAGGCGGTGCAGTAAGCCCTCCAAGCAGCAGCGTACAAGCCAGCAGCATTGTTCCTGTTCTTTTGAGCCATTTCTTCATTTTCTTCCTTCCTCCCCATGAACAAAATGGTAAAACCTTGGTTAACCTATCAGATCATGGTTGCGCTTTCATAGCTAAGATAGCATGTATCCCATAATTTGTAAATACAAATTAGTAAGTGTGCTCAACGGTATGAATTGCAGAGAGGAAGGAATGTTCAGTCTATCGCACGCGAAGGGAATGCGGAGGGAATCTAGTGGAAAAAGTACAACTATTCGAGCGCCCATGGCGTACTTGGGGGGTAGCAGTTGGATAAACTACACTTAATTTGTCCAGATTCAACGGATTTCATAGAATACGTGGAACTAAGTGCCTTTTTTCCAACTGCTTCTTGAAAAGGGAGCGGTTCGGCCGAAACAAGTGCTCTGTATCCAACTGCTATGTTCTCTAGTGTGTCGGTTGCAGGGAGGGCAGCTCTCCGGCAGCTCTCCGGCAGCTCTCCGCGATTCTAACGGAAGCTTGTCCTACCAGAATCCGCCCTCCCCTGCTCAAGGAGCAAAAACCTCCGGGTTGTCGCTCGTCCAAGCACCGATGCAGCCGATCAGGCAGGCTGTGCAGCTTCTCAGCACCCGCCCGCGCAGGCTGTCCTCATACTCTAAGACGATATTGATGCCCTGCCCCCGCCAAGCGAGAATCCGGCCGGAGAAGCCGGGCCACTCACATTCCTCATCCATCGCGGGCTGGCCGTATGCCGCCATCGCCTGTACCGGAGAGGAGCTCATTGCAAGGCTCCCGGGAAGCAGCCCGGGATAAGGAGTCTTGATCCGGTCATCCGCTCCGGGCGCGAGGAACTGAACCGAACCGATAATCCATTCTTGCGGGTCCGGATGCTGGAGTCCGGTCAGATTCTCCAGCTTGGGCCCGCGGTACAGATCAATGCGTAGGGATGATTTCGCAGTCCAGATGATATCGTCGTTGAAATAGCTTTTTGGCACGGGCGGCAGTCTCCGGACACCGTAAGGCTTCAGCAGGGCCTGGATACGCTTGGGATCATACGGCTGGCCCAGCATTTCCACCAGTTGCTCGGAGGGTTCGTTCGTGGTCATACCTGTCCTCTCCCCTTCACTTGTTCTTCTGTAATCCGCTCTTATTATAGCAAAAGCGCACTCCCAGATGAAGCTCAAGGAAGCGCGCTTACTTGCAGGTGCCATCCTAACGAAGGCTTAGTTGGCATTGCTGAATTTCAGTCCCTCCTTGCCCAGTTCAAAGCCATATGCCTGGGCCAAAGCCTGAAGCTCACTGTCATCCAGCAGCTTAATCTCCTTAACGGCATTGTCTTTGTCTCTGATGACCCGGAAATCAGCCGAGCCGTTCCCGTCATAGTAGAATTTGTTGAACTTGCCTTCATGCTGAAGGTCCGGGTCCATGAACAGGCGGATATGCTTGCCGTTGTAGAGGAAGCGGTCCTGGGCCTTGTCATACGTTAAGCCGTAGACTACGTAATCCTTCAGTGCATCGTAATTGAAATCGGTGAGAGCTCCGCTTCCATCCGACGAAGCCGCAGCCGCATCGGGCCCGCTGCTGTCTCCAGTCTCCATTGCGCTCATTTCCGCAGCGCTGTCTGGTTGCACACCGCTCACGGCTCCGCTGGACTGCTCTGCGAACGCGGACACCGCTCCTGCGATCAGAATGAGTGAAATGGCCGCCGTCAACACGGTCAATTTTTGCAATTTCATAATCGACACGATCCTTTCTTTGGTCGCATTCTTACTGAAGCCTGTATACAGGGGCGTGAACCCCCTCTGCTCTTCCGCCACCTCCAAGAGACATAACGCATAATCCGCCCTGTGCTCTGCACCCAGCTTACGGATGACTCTGGCATCACAGACCATCTCCAGCTCCCGGTTCAGATAGAAGACCATCAGCCAGACCAGCGGATTGAACCAGTGCAGGCATAGAGCCACGGACGCTGCCAGCTTCCATACCGTATCGAAATACCGGATATGCATATATTCATGGGTGAGAATATAATCCATGGCCTGTGCGTTCCCGGTATTCAGGGTCGTAGGCAGAATAATCTTCGGACGCCAGATTCCGCACGTTACCGGCGTATCCATCCGGTCAAATGTCAATATGGCAAGCTTACGCCGCAAGGGATGCCGGGCACACCAGGCCTCAATGACAGGCTCCCGCCTCTGCAGAGGCAGTGCAGTCCGCAGCTCTCTCTTGCTTCTGTAGAAGATTACCGCCAGGGTCATAAACAGTAGCGCCGCGCCGCCAAGCCATATGGCACCGAGAAGCTCCGGCCTCAGGAACGGCTGCTCAGGCTCCCCGGCTGAGAAGGCCGTGAACGCTATATCCCGGGCGAACATCCCTGTGTGCAAGGCAGAATGTTCCGGCAACTGA is part of the Paenibacillus sp. FSL M7-0420 genome and harbors:
- a CDS encoding glycoside hydrolase family 5 protein, with protein sequence MLAKIKKYGVYSLALVLLASTLLGSTGSRASAAEASAALTSDFRSLQASQIVSEMGAGWNLGNSLEASVNGIPSETAWNNPTITPQLIQKVKAAGFKTIRIPVSYLNYIGSAPSYTINSAWLDRVKAVVDYAYNEGLYVVINIHGDGFNSVQGSWLLVNSGNQTAIKQKYQKVWQQIANKFANYGERLILESMNEVFDGNYNNPNLAYYANLNAYNQIFVDTVRQTGGNNSARWLLIPGWNTNIDYTAGNYGFVLPTDSYRSSTIPASEKRIMISAHYYSPWDFAGEESGNITQWGASATNPAKKSTWGQEDYLNSQLQSMYNKFTTQGYPVVIGEFGSIDKSSYDSSNNLYRAAYAKAVTATAKKYKAVPVYWDNGYNGQHGFALFNRYNNTVTQQGIINAIMQGMQ
- a CDS encoding glycosyl hydrolase, translated to MKKWLKRTGTMLLACTLLLGGLTAPPAARADPALITIESEDAQLTPDLQVTTQIYGTPKPGYSGSGFVWMQNSGTLTYTVTVPATGMYTISTRYMQELSPDGRQQALIVNGAAKGSYMLPYTTTWKDFNFGYHKLKQGSNTIQVKAGWGFAYFDTFTVDHANLDPLIVQPVLSDAQATPETQLLMNYLTEVYGKHMLSGQQEIYGGGNDGNSELEFDWIHNLTGKYPAVRGFDLMNYNPLYGWEDGTTARMIDWVNTKGGIATNSWHLTVPRDFTSYQLGEFVDWKEATYKPTETNFNTANAVIPGTKEYKYLKLAIKDLAEQLQILQDNNVPVIFRPYHEAEGNGGLNGEGAWFWWASAGAEVYKQLWDQLYTELTETYGLHNLIWTYNSYVYSTSPAWYPGDDQVDIVGYDKYNTIYNRYDGLSGVPNEDAISSTFYQLVDLTGGKKMVAMTENDTVPSVQNLTDEKAGWLYFLPWYGEHLMSTAFNYPATLTTLYQSDYVITLDELPDLKGNNPHPGASITPSMIEFDKAPAHQADQTITMNLNGNTLTALRSGTAILTENEDYTVSGNTLLLTKAFLATLPVGEHSIVLDFNQGQDPVLKVKVIDTTPGAAISPDHAVFDRAANLAQDISVALTLHGHQLTSLKNGNYTLVSGQDYTATDTAVVLSKAYLSTLPLGQHAITFHFSGGTEVVLTVNVEDSSVPLPSGDLTIQSYNGSTGASTNGIAPKFKVINTGNAPVQLSDVKLRYYYTIDGEQQQSFWTDWASIGNANVTGTFVKLDTPAASADYALEIGFTSAAGTLNPGQSAELQTRFSKQDWSNYNQANDYSFRSAGTQFADHEQVTGYVNGQLVWGMEP
- a CDS encoding M56 family metallopeptidase, producing MSISASVLIVLVIALRSVTLHKLPRQLFLVLWGIVIARLLIPGSVPVLPHLSSQIEVAAALDQVNTHTAAVVQLPEHSALHTGMFARDIAFTAFSAGEPEQPFLRPELLGAIWLGGAALLFMTLAVIFYRSKRELRTALPLQRREPVIEAWCARHPLRRKLAILTFDRMDTPVTCGIWRPKIILPTTLNTGNAQAMDYILTHEYMHIRYFDTVWKLAASVALCLHWFNPLVWLMVFYLNRELEMVCDARVIRKLGAEHRADYALCLLEVAEEQRGFTPLYTGFSKNATKERIVSIMKLQKLTVLTAAISLILIAGAVSAFAEQSSGAVSGVQPDSAAEMSAMETGDSSGPDAAAASSDGSGALTDFNYDALKDYVVYGLTYDKAQDRFLYNGKHIRLFMDPDLQHEGKFNKFYYDGNGSADFRVIRDKDNAVKEIKLLDDSELQALAQAYGFELGKEGLKFSNAN